One stretch of Leadbetterella byssophila DSM 17132 DNA includes these proteins:
- the sucC gene encoding ADP-forming succinate--CoA ligase subunit beta has product MNIHEYQGKEILSKYGVRVQRGVVASTVEEAEKAYQEISELTNSKFAVVKSQIHAGGRGKGKIRGTEQRGVQLAKSAEDVKTIASNLLGNTLVTIQTGEEGKVVNKVLVAEDVYYPGDSEPKELYVSILLDRTKACNVIMASTEGGMDIEEVAEHTPEKIIKEWIDPRVGFQGYQARNVAYKLGLTGNANKEMVKFLTSLYKAYDETDSSMFEINPVLKTSDDKILAVDAKVNLDDNALFRHPDLAALRDKSEEDPMEVEASESDLNYVKLDGNVGCMVNGAGLAMATMDIIKLYGGEPANFLDVGGGANAVTVEAGFRLILKDPNVKAIFVNIFGGIVRCDRVANGIVEAYKKIGEIPVPIVVRLQGTNAEEGAKIINESGLKVYSAVKLKEAAELVQKVLA; this is encoded by the coding sequence ATGAATATTCACGAGTACCAGGGTAAAGAAATTTTATCCAAATATGGGGTAAGAGTTCAGAGAGGGGTAGTGGCATCAACGGTAGAAGAAGCGGAAAAGGCCTACCAAGAAATATCGGAACTGACCAATTCTAAGTTCGCCGTTGTGAAGTCTCAAATCCATGCCGGTGGTAGAGGTAAAGGAAAGATCAGAGGAACCGAGCAAAGAGGGGTTCAATTGGCAAAATCCGCCGAGGATGTAAAGACCATTGCTTCAAATCTGCTGGGTAATACGCTGGTGACTATTCAGACGGGAGAAGAAGGTAAAGTAGTAAACAAGGTTTTAGTTGCTGAGGATGTATACTATCCTGGGGATTCAGAACCTAAAGAATTATACGTTTCTATTCTTCTTGACCGTACGAAAGCCTGCAACGTCATCATGGCCTCTACAGAAGGCGGTATGGACATTGAAGAAGTGGCTGAGCACACTCCTGAAAAGATTATCAAAGAATGGATTGATCCTAGAGTAGGTTTCCAGGGTTATCAAGCCAGAAACGTAGCTTATAAATTAGGTCTTACCGGAAATGCCAATAAAGAAATGGTGAAGTTCTTGACTTCCCTTTACAAAGCTTACGATGAGACGGATTCATCTATGTTTGAAATTAACCCGGTTCTAAAAACTTCTGACGATAAGATCTTAGCGGTAGACGCTAAAGTAAACTTGGATGATAACGCTTTGTTCCGTCATCCTGATTTAGCGGCATTAAGAGATAAGTCTGAAGAGGATCCGATGGAAGTGGAAGCTTCTGAAAGTGATCTTAACTATGTAAAACTAGACGGTAACGTAGGATGTATGGTGAACGGTGCCGGTCTTGCTATGGCTACCATGGACATCATCAAATTATACGGTGGTGAGCCTGCAAACTTCCTTGACGTAGGTGGTGGAGCTAATGCTGTAACTGTTGAAGCCGGATTCCGTTTGATCCTTAAAGATCCAAATGTAAAAGCAATCTTCGTTAACATCTTCGGTGGTATTGTAAGATGTGACAGGGTGGCTAACGGTATCGTTGAGGCTTATAAGAAGATTGGAGAAATTCCTGTTCCTATCGTGGTTCGTTTACAAGGAACTAACGCAGAAGAAGGAGCTAAAATAATTAATGAATCAGGTTTGAAAGTTTATTCAGCGGTGAAGTTGAAAGAAGCAGCAGAACTAGTTCAAAAGGTATTAGCCTAA
- a CDS encoding ABC transporter ATP-binding protein: MLEGINIHKKYGNLEVLKGISLQVQEGEIVSIVGSSGAGKSTLLHILGTLDQADSGQVILDKTELTELPSAELSKVRNEKIGFVFQFHNLMAELTAEENICLPAWIGNKPEREIKNRARELMQLLNIEGRADHLPSEMSGGEQQRVAVARALINHPKYVFADEPSGNLDTKNAAELHELFFKLRDSLGCSFIIVTHNLALAERSDRIIELKDGAIVA; the protein is encoded by the coding sequence ATGCTAGAAGGAATAAATATACATAAAAAATACGGAAATCTGGAGGTTTTAAAAGGAATTTCCCTACAAGTTCAGGAAGGGGAAATCGTCAGCATAGTAGGCTCTTCCGGAGCCGGCAAAAGCACCCTCCTCCATATTTTAGGCACTCTAGATCAAGCAGATTCCGGACAAGTTATTTTGGATAAAACAGAGTTAACCGAACTCCCATCTGCTGAACTTTCCAAAGTTAGAAATGAGAAGATAGGCTTTGTCTTTCAGTTCCATAACCTGATGGCGGAACTGACCGCTGAAGAAAACATATGCTTACCGGCCTGGATTGGAAATAAACCCGAAAGGGAAATAAAAAACAGGGCCAGGGAATTGATGCAACTCCTAAATATCGAAGGACGAGCGGATCACCTTCCTTCAGAAATGTCAGGCGGAGAACAACAAAGAGTAGCTGTGGCACGGGCATTGATCAATCATCCCAAGTACGTTTTTGCAGATGAACCTTCAGGAAATCTTGACACCAAAAATGCTGCAGAACTACATGAACTCTTCTTTAAATTAAGAGATAGTTTAGGGTGTTCCTTTATCATCGTCACCCATAACCTAGCTCTTGCCGAACGCTCAGACAGGATTATAGAACTTAAAGATGGCGCTATTGTAGCTTAA
- a CDS encoding sensor histidine kinase — translation MKIRTKIAFQFSLIVALILILFSVALYFLIRNYTKGEFTNYLKDRAETTAKLLIKEANVDKRLLKIVDKNTLSTLYAAEVLVFNEKNEIAYSNTDAETIKYSPDLLERIREQGEYVGEYKEKKVVGLVIPNELDGKIYLILAQATDTYGDAKLENIQNAMIWGLVIAITLTVILSFFFAGEALKPIARINQEVSAISGRDFKKKISTGNNRDEIAQLATNFNQMLSRIDQAFEMQRSFVSNASHELRTPLAAIKSEIQVALEKDREPEEYRQILHSLDQDNQRMIQLINGLLQLAKSEQGDTNLMHKPVRVDEVLFEVQEELLSQFDDFSIFIDFEEIVEEDENLTVLGNRALLKTLFNNLFENACKYSSNRTAEVRIKFNKVNVIVSIKDTGLGISAEDQERVFEPFYRTASAANYKGHGIGLSICKRIADIHKGKIVVRSELGVGSTFIVVLPHIS, via the coding sequence ATGAAGATAAGGACCAAAATAGCTTTTCAGTTTAGCTTGATTGTAGCACTTATTCTGATTCTGTTTTCCGTAGCTCTCTATTTTCTGATCAGAAACTATACTAAGGGGGAATTTACTAATTACTTGAAGGATAGGGCGGAAACCACGGCTAAGCTTTTAATCAAGGAAGCTAACGTAGACAAGCGTTTGCTTAAGATTGTAGATAAAAATACCCTATCTACCTTATATGCTGCGGAGGTTTTGGTTTTTAATGAGAAGAATGAAATAGCCTATTCCAATACGGACGCTGAAACCATCAAATACAGCCCGGATTTATTAGAAAGAATTAGGGAACAGGGAGAATACGTTGGCGAGTACAAAGAAAAGAAGGTGGTAGGTTTGGTGATTCCGAATGAATTGGATGGGAAAATCTACTTGATCCTTGCCCAAGCTACGGACACCTACGGCGATGCTAAACTGGAGAACATCCAGAATGCCATGATTTGGGGTTTGGTTATTGCCATTACTCTGACGGTGATTCTGAGCTTCTTTTTTGCCGGGGAAGCGCTAAAACCTATTGCTAGGATTAATCAAGAAGTATCAGCTATATCCGGTAGAGATTTCAAAAAGAAGATCAGCACAGGTAATAACCGGGATGAGATAGCTCAATTGGCTACCAATTTTAACCAAATGCTCAGTAGGATTGACCAGGCATTTGAGATGCAAAGGAGTTTTGTGAGTAATGCTTCACATGAATTAAGGACCCCTTTAGCCGCTATCAAATCAGAGATTCAGGTTGCTTTGGAAAAGGATAGGGAACCGGAAGAGTACCGACAAATCCTGCATTCTTTGGATCAAGATAACCAAAGGATGATTCAGTTGATCAATGGACTTTTACAGCTGGCCAAATCAGAACAGGGAGATACTAATCTAATGCATAAACCGGTGCGGGTAGATGAAGTTCTGTTTGAGGTACAGGAAGAGCTATTGAGTCAATTTGATGACTTTTCTATCTTTATTGATTTTGAAGAGATAGTAGAAGAAGACGAAAATCTTACGGTTTTGGGGAATAGGGCTTTATTGAAAACCTTGTTTAATAACCTGTTTGAAAATGCATGTAAGTACTCATCTAACAGGACAGCAGAGGTGAGAATCAAATTCAACAAGGTAAATGTGATAGTAAGTATCAAGGATACCGGTTTAGGTATTTCTGCGGAAGATCAGGAGAGAGTTTTTGAGCCTTTTTATAGAACTGCATCAGCTGCCAACTATAAAGGGCACGGTATAGGATTATCCATCTGTAAGAGAATTGCTGATATTCACAAAGGAAAGATCGTAGTGAGAAGTGAATTAGGAGTAGGAAGTACCTTTATAGTAGTACTCCCACATATTTCTTAA
- a CDS encoding response regulator transcription factor: protein MSDIKKILIVEDDLRIAQNISKGLMEKGFDTEIAYDGKIGVKLAISNPYDLILLDLNLPELNGYEVCSEVRKRKPSIPIIMLTALGETEDKIEGFERGADDYLVKPFDFRELLARINVFIKRNAGAGASQENTLKIANLVMDLDGKTVMRDGVKIDLTPKEFSLLEYLIKNKGKVVSKAEISSALWEPNNQQSLNVVEVYINFLRKKIDKDFIPKLIHTKTGMGYIIAEE, encoded by the coding sequence ATGAGTGATATCAAGAAAATTTTGATTGTGGAGGATGATCTCCGGATAGCCCAGAATATTAGCAAAGGGCTAATGGAGAAGGGTTTTGACACCGAGATAGCCTATGATGGAAAGATAGGTGTAAAACTGGCCATATCAAATCCTTATGATTTGATACTATTGGACTTAAACTTACCGGAGTTAAACGGTTACGAGGTATGTTCAGAGGTGAGGAAAAGGAAACCTTCTATTCCTATCATTATGCTTACGGCTTTAGGGGAGACGGAAGATAAGATAGAGGGATTTGAACGTGGAGCTGACGATTATTTGGTAAAACCCTTTGACTTCAGAGAACTTTTGGCCAGGATAAATGTTTTTATCAAGAGAAATGCCGGAGCTGGCGCCAGCCAGGAAAATACCTTGAAGATCGCTAATTTGGTGATGGATTTAGACGGGAAAACCGTGATGAGAGATGGGGTAAAGATTGATTTGACTCCTAAGGAGTTTTCTCTATTAGAATATCTCATCAAAAATAAGGGTAAAGTAGTGTCTAAAGCTGAGATTTCATCCGCGCTTTGGGAACCGAATAATCAGCAAAGTTTGAATGTGGTGGAAGTGTATATTAATTTCTTAAGAAAGAAGATAGATAAGGACTTCATACCGAAGTTGATTCACACCAAGACCGGTATGGGTTATATTATAGCAGAGGAATAA
- a CDS encoding sodium:solute symporter translates to MNTLDWILLFSTFAIILLYGIYKNRKNQDLEAYLLGNQSLPWYHVGFSLMATQASAITFLSGPGEGFANGMAFVQFYLGLPLAMIVLSITFVPIFHKLKVYTAYEYLQSRFDNRLRIFTAFLFLLSRGLATGLAVYAPAIIVSTLFAWDLTSTNLVIGGIVLLFTTIGGTKAISHTHFQQMMFMTVALVVAFFFIVALLPEDLNFIHGLKMAGKTGKMNVLSLDPQSKYNLWSGLVGGFFLQLSYFGTDQSQVGRYLTGKSVWESRIGLMMNGFVKIPMQFFIILIGVLVFIFYLYHDTPVFHNSVEVKRLQNSEYAGKYAAIESSAVENSLKKREVAQALQRAYQEKEEAQIEQLTSSLNAVLSQENELRAQASALVKMNNGNDKDINFVFLNFVMNRLPHGFVGILVAVIICASLGAIASALSALAATSVTDILKVSKVKSWTDTQEVRVTQGLTMIWGVLVVLVAIAVQHTGASMIELVNVIGSWFYGVILGVFLIAFYIKKIGGTAAFYGALIAQILVIVLWYYAVEKHQVLAFLWLNPIGAALTIGIAALFQRRVS, encoded by the coding sequence ATGAATACCCTAGACTGGATACTTTTATTTTCAACCTTTGCTATTATACTGCTCTATGGAATTTACAAGAACCGAAAAAATCAAGACTTAGAAGCCTATCTTCTCGGTAACCAGTCTTTACCCTGGTATCATGTAGGATTTTCTTTGATGGCTACTCAGGCTTCAGCCATCACGTTTTTGTCTGGGCCAGGAGAAGGGTTTGCTAATGGAATGGCTTTCGTACAGTTTTATCTGGGTTTGCCATTAGCCATGATTGTTTTGAGTATAACCTTCGTGCCCATCTTCCATAAATTGAAAGTATATACGGCTTATGAATATCTTCAGAGTAGATTTGATAACCGACTAAGAATCTTCACTGCTTTTTTATTCTTACTGAGCAGGGGGCTAGCTACCGGTCTGGCTGTTTATGCTCCGGCCATTATTGTTTCTACACTATTTGCGTGGGACTTAACCAGTACTAATCTGGTTATTGGTGGAATAGTACTACTTTTTACTACTATTGGTGGTACAAAAGCCATATCTCATACCCATTTTCAGCAGATGATGTTTATGACAGTGGCCCTTGTAGTGGCATTCTTCTTCATTGTAGCACTTTTACCGGAAGATCTAAATTTCATCCATGGTCTGAAGATGGCCGGTAAGACGGGGAAGATGAACGTTCTCAGTTTAGATCCACAGTCGAAATACAATCTTTGGTCAGGATTAGTAGGAGGATTCTTCTTACAGTTGTCTTATTTTGGCACAGATCAATCCCAAGTAGGAAGATACTTGACGGGAAAATCTGTCTGGGAGAGTAGAATTGGTTTGATGATGAACGGATTTGTTAAGATACCTATGCAGTTTTTTATCATCCTGATAGGTGTTTTGGTGTTCATCTTTTATCTCTATCATGATACTCCCGTATTTCACAACAGCGTAGAAGTAAAAAGACTTCAGAATTCGGAATATGCAGGAAAATATGCAGCCATAGAGAGTTCTGCTGTGGAGAACTCTCTAAAAAAAAGGGAAGTGGCACAGGCATTACAGAGGGCTTATCAGGAAAAGGAGGAAGCACAGATAGAGCAATTGACTAGCTCACTTAATGCGGTCTTGTCTCAAGAGAATGAACTCCGTGCTCAGGCCTCAGCACTGGTGAAGATGAATAATGGGAATGACAAGGATATCAATTTTGTGTTCCTGAATTTTGTGATGAATAGATTGCCTCATGGTTTCGTAGGTATCTTAGTGGCAGTGATCATTTGTGCATCTTTAGGCGCCATTGCGTCTGCACTTTCTGCATTAGCAGCCACTTCCGTGACGGATATTCTGAAAGTAAGTAAGGTGAAGAGTTGGACAGATACCCAGGAAGTACGTGTTACACAAGGTTTGACCATGATTTGGGGGGTATTGGTAGTATTGGTGGCTATCGCGGTTCAGCACACTGGTGCTAGCATGATTGAATTAGTGAACGTAATTGGATCTTGGTTTTATGGAGTGATACTGGGTGTATTTTTGATCGCATTTTATATCAAGAAGATTGGAGGTACTGCAGCATTTTACGGGGCTTTAATTGCGCAGATTTTAGTAATCGTCCTATGGTATTATGCCGTGGAAAAGCATCAGGTTTTAGCGTTTTTGTGGTTAAATCCTATTGGCGCGGCCTTGACTATTGGAATTGCCGCTTTATTTCAGAGAAGGGTGTCGTAG
- the porW gene encoding type IX secretion system periplasmic lipoprotein PorW/SprE has translation MLICSACSQFSNGLTSRSWHNLNSRFNALLIAREDIEVAQEFTKRKFAENYEDVLPVFRPIDSTSLDTAKYYLVDAIKKASLIAEKHSNSKYLDEAYLLIGEARIYKGEFENAIETYKYLNTVAASEEKKTAAMTGMLRAYTELGDFKNADQLSNLLKNRPLDKANLAAYLLNMAYYHQMKGEDAFTIAFLEEALKRMKKGDERARYHYLLGQLYQNLGETLVARQHYKAVLKSKPNYDLIFHSNLGLMSTESLAHNTDLQFSKMLEDRKNQDLLHKIYYKMGETARRKKDSNGAINYFGQSVAYSGADKFNKGLAYSAIADVYLEDFLNYEKAAAYYDSTVITLPKDYVNKTDILEKSMYLNEFIKYKKVYDLEDSLQRLAALKPEVLDQKLEEIVKAKRKVDIQTPKDEQVYRPRPTLRPKWRLYDGRTLSLEKNEFVRLWGNRKLEDNWRRQEKSNTTFVFSETERKMVEQPIALAPSATPEPGLNQELNEAKIIEEEVKELKKRIPTTKIQQIASRRKQEEAAFRIAKIYKQKFRDEKKADESFKQFLEQFPKSSYEPEVLYFLALSQSNPLQNQYAQRLLKEYPMTSFGRQMRKGSVVMTQDREVAAQRIYQTAYNLYESGKMEEALKTLEEGMNEYVGSHLEDKMALLRIYALAKLGAKDEYQIALTDFVRSYPSSELLNKAREMLAVLN, from the coding sequence ATGCTAATCTGTAGTGCTTGCTCCCAATTTAGCAATGGGCTGACAAGTAGATCTTGGCATAATCTTAATTCTAGATTCAATGCCTTGTTGATAGCTCGAGAGGACATTGAAGTGGCACAGGAGTTTACTAAGAGGAAGTTTGCTGAGAACTACGAAGATGTACTTCCTGTTTTCCGCCCAATAGATTCTACATCACTGGATACGGCCAAATACTATCTGGTGGATGCCATCAAAAAGGCTTCGCTGATTGCTGAAAAGCACAGTAATAGTAAATATTTGGATGAAGCCTATCTCTTAATTGGAGAGGCCCGTATTTATAAGGGTGAATTTGAAAATGCAATAGAGACCTACAAGTATCTCAATACAGTAGCCGCCTCAGAAGAGAAGAAGACTGCTGCTATGACCGGTATGTTGAGGGCTTACACTGAGTTAGGAGATTTTAAGAATGCGGATCAATTATCTAATCTTTTGAAAAATCGTCCTTTAGATAAAGCTAATCTCGCAGCATATCTTCTCAATATGGCTTACTATCATCAAATGAAAGGAGAAGATGCCTTCACCATAGCTTTTTTGGAAGAGGCACTTAAAAGAATGAAGAAGGGAGATGAAAGGGCTAGGTATCATTATCTGTTAGGACAATTATATCAAAATCTTGGAGAAACCTTAGTAGCTCGTCAGCACTATAAAGCGGTCTTGAAAAGTAAGCCCAATTATGATTTGATATTCCATTCTAATTTAGGCTTGATGTCCACTGAATCCTTAGCCCACAATACGGATTTACAATTCAGTAAGATGCTGGAGGATAGAAAGAATCAGGATCTCCTTCATAAGATTTACTATAAGATGGGTGAAACCGCCCGAAGAAAGAAAGATTCAAATGGTGCTATAAATTATTTTGGGCAGTCAGTGGCCTATTCTGGGGCCGATAAGTTTAACAAGGGATTAGCCTATAGTGCTATTGCAGATGTGTATCTGGAGGATTTTTTAAACTATGAAAAGGCAGCGGCCTATTATGATAGTACAGTAATTACACTTCCGAAGGACTATGTCAATAAAACTGATATTCTGGAGAAATCCATGTATTTGAATGAATTCATCAAGTACAAGAAGGTTTATGATTTGGAAGACAGTTTACAAAGATTGGCTGCCTTAAAACCGGAAGTTCTTGATCAAAAATTGGAAGAGATCGTCAAGGCAAAAAGAAAGGTCGATATCCAGACTCCTAAAGATGAGCAAGTGTATAGACCTCGACCTACCTTACGACCCAAATGGAGATTATATGATGGTAGGACTTTATCCTTAGAAAAGAACGAATTTGTTCGCCTTTGGGGGAATAGAAAATTAGAGGACAATTGGCGTAGACAGGAAAAATCAAATACGACCTTTGTATTTAGTGAAACGGAAAGGAAAATGGTTGAACAGCCCATAGCTCTTGCTCCTAGCGCTACTCCAGAGCCCGGGTTAAATCAGGAACTTAACGAAGCTAAGATTATTGAGGAGGAAGTAAAAGAGCTTAAAAAGCGGATACCCACAACTAAGATTCAGCAGATAGCGTCTAGAAGAAAACAAGAAGAAGCGGCTTTTAGGATTGCCAAGATTTACAAGCAAAAGTTCAGGGATGAGAAGAAAGCTGACGAGAGTTTCAAGCAATTCTTGGAGCAGTTTCCTAAGTCCAGCTATGAGCCTGAGGTTTTATATTTCTTAGCACTAAGTCAATCAAATCCACTACAAAATCAATATGCCCAAAGGCTACTGAAAGAATATCCCATGACATCTTTTGGTAGGCAAATGAGAAAAGGCTCTGTAGTTATGACTCAAGATAGAGAGGTGGCCGCACAAAGGATCTATCAAACAGCTTATAACTTGTATGAAAGTGGGAAGATGGAAGAAGCTCTTAAAACATTAGAAGAGGGTATGAATGAGTACGTTGGGTCTCATTTAGAAGACAAAATGGCACTCTTAAGAATATATGCATTGGCAAAATTAGGAGCAAAAGATGAGTATCAGATTGCTCTCACAGATTTTGTTCGTTCATATCCAAGTTCAGAATTGTTAAATAAAGCAAGAGAAATGCTAGCCGTTTTAAACTAA
- a CDS encoding MBL fold metallo-hydrolase: MKLSVIDAGNFKLDGGAMFGVVPKTIWNRYIPADENNLCNFKMRCLLVDEGDRVTLIDTGMGDKQAERWQGFYFRNGDGELRKSIKEAGYELSQITDVILSHLHFDHCGGAVMREGEELKPTFPNAKYWVHSAHFHSATHPNPREKATFLHENIMPLQEAGQLHFIDKEDHGFSEAWTFEFIDGHTEKMILPFIRFRDKNILFGADLIPTYAHVHVPYVMSYDVAPLLSMNEKERYLKKMVEEDILLFFDHDVEHEMCKIEWTEKGYRAKDAGKLRDFISL, translated from the coding sequence ATGAAATTAAGTGTAATAGATGCAGGGAATTTTAAATTGGATGGAGGAGCAATGTTCGGAGTAGTGCCCAAAACCATTTGGAACAGATATATTCCTGCAGATGAAAATAATCTATGCAATTTTAAAATGAGATGCTTGCTGGTAGATGAGGGGGATAGGGTAACCCTGATTGATACCGGTATGGGTGATAAACAGGCGGAACGCTGGCAAGGATTTTACTTCAGAAATGGAGATGGAGAACTTAGAAAATCAATCAAAGAAGCAGGTTATGAGCTGTCTCAAATTACAGACGTTATACTTTCTCACTTGCATTTTGATCATTGCGGAGGTGCGGTGATGAGAGAGGGTGAGGAACTGAAACCTACCTTTCCGAACGCAAAATATTGGGTTCATTCTGCACATTTTCATTCGGCAACACATCCAAATCCGAGAGAGAAGGCCACATTCTTGCATGAAAATATCATGCCTCTGCAAGAGGCTGGTCAATTGCACTTCATTGACAAGGAGGATCACGGTTTCTCTGAGGCTTGGACCTTTGAATTCATAGATGGACATACGGAAAAGATGATTCTACCTTTTATAAGGTTTCGGGATAAAAATATCCTGTTTGGCGCAGATTTAATACCTACATATGCGCACGTTCATGTACCTTATGTGATGTCATATGATGTGGCTCCACTCTTGTCAATGAATGAAAAGGAGAGGTACTTGAAGAAAATGGTGGAGGAAGATATCCTTTTGTTTTTTGACCATGATGTAGAGCATGAAATGTGCAAGATAGAATGGACAGAGAAAGGGTATAGAGCTAAAGATGCTGGCAAATTACGGGATTTTATTTCTCTTTAA